A genomic segment from Candidatus Paceibacterota bacterium encodes:
- a CDS encoding GGDEF domain-containing protein has translation MKRQSDPQSCVALQRENKKLKKRVEQLEHDLIHDELTQLKTRKYFVESVKSRLKFLFPLRDKHRELDTSGRRRHVGFLFCDIDFFKKVNDTLGHAAGDHVLKRVSRTLEETVRDIDIVARFGGEEIVVALLDVSKEEARQVAEKLRAGIEGLSFDEYPKLNVTVSIGVSSTEDEVIDEDKQEGRIDRMFDEHMRRSDSAVYVAKDTGRNRVVVWSSEIEDRLHNKTVRAKILGAFRRKER, from the coding sequence ATGAAAAGACAATCAGATCCTCAAAGCTGTGTCGCGCTTCAAAGAGAAAATAAGAAACTTAAAAAACGAGTTGAGCAGCTTGAGCACGACCTTATTCACGACGAGCTTACACAACTTAAAACCAGGAAGTACTTTGTCGAGAGTGTGAAATCCCGGCTCAAGTTCCTCTTTCCGCTTCGCGATAAACACCGAGAGCTCGATACCTCCGGTAGAAGGCGGCATGTTGGCTTTCTTTTTTGTGATATTGACTTCTTTAAGAAGGTGAACGATACACTTGGGCATGCAGCTGGTGACCATGTGCTTAAGCGTGTGTCGCGAACACTTGAAGAGACTGTTCGCGACATTGATATTGTCGCTCGCTTTGGTGGCGAAGAGATCGTGGTTGCACTCCTCGATGTCTCCAAAGAAGAAGCAAGACAGGTTGCCGAGAAGCTGCGTGCAGGGATTGAAGGACTTTCGTTTGATGAGTATCCAAAGCTTAATGTGACAGTGAGTATTGGTGTGTCGTCAACCGAAGATGAGGTCATTGATGAGGACAAGCAAGAGGGGCGAATCGATCGAATGTTCGATGAGCACATGCGCCGTTCCGATAGTGCGGTTTATGTTGCCAAAGACACCGGGCGCAACCGTGTAGTAGTATGGTCCTCGGAAATCGAGGATCGATTGCATAATAAGACGGTACGCGCGAAGATACTCGGTGCGTTTCGTAGAAAGGAGAGATAA
- a CDS encoding DUF192 domain-containing protein — MNRLILLALSLPTAIIFGVPAILVSIPHKENTILQTPQLRLSLESADVSIFIADTAHLRQQGLSGVPKLPDGHGLFFAFSKSDEYGVWMRSMLFPIDIIWFDDRFRVIAFEENVTPESYPQVYRPKTPARYILEVNAGVVEEAGIEIGSVAHIDYRIQPRDGSAGQ, encoded by the coding sequence GTGAATCGTCTTATCTTACTTGCACTCTCGTTACCAACCGCCATTATATTTGGTGTGCCGGCGATACTTGTCTCGATTCCTCATAAGGAAAATACCATACTACAGACTCCACAGCTACGCCTTTCTCTTGAGTCGGCAGATGTATCCATATTTATTGCGGATACCGCGCACCTCAGACAACAAGGCCTTTCGGGCGTTCCCAAACTCCCAGACGGTCACGGTCTCTTCTTCGCGTTCTCTAAGAGTGATGAATACGGTGTTTGGATGAGGAGCATGCTCTTTCCTATCGATATTATCTGGTTTGATGATCGATTTCGGGTTATAGCTTTTGAGGAGAATGTGACTCCAGAGTCGTACCCACAGGTCTATCGACCCAAGACGCCCGCACGCTATATTCTTGAGGTAAATGCGGGTGTAGTGGAGGAAGCAGGTATAGAAATCGGCAGTGTTGCACATATTGACTACCGCATACAACCTCGCGATGGTAGTGCTGGACAATAA
- a CDS encoding rRNA pseudouridine synthase: MKPIDYPIRINRYLYLKGYCSRRKADSFIEKGFVTINGKRAEVGAKVFAHDKVVVAKEMTALPRSYKYFMYNKPVGIVSHNPQKDEEGVEDVSGLSKDFVSVGRLDKASHGLMLLSNDGRIVDRMLNPKFEHEKEYIVKVDKRVTGTFVNGMSRGVHIEGYRTKPAIVKKTGERTFTIILTEGKKHQIRRMVAAFGYQVLDLKRTRIMSIKLGALKEGATRELSEGQRKKLLDVLNVENPIST, encoded by the coding sequence ATGAAACCAATAGACTACCCAATCCGTATCAACCGCTACCTCTACCTCAAGGGGTATTGTTCACGTCGCAAGGCAGATAGTTTCATTGAAAAAGGTTTTGTCACTATAAATGGTAAGCGTGCAGAGGTTGGTGCAAAAGTTTTTGCACATGACAAAGTCGTGGTCGCTAAAGAGATGACCGCACTCCCCCGCTCATACAAATATTTTATGTACAACAAACCAGTCGGGATTGTCTCGCACAATCCACAGAAAGATGAGGAGGGTGTCGAGGATGTCTCTGGCCTCAGCAAGGATTTTGTCTCTGTCGGTCGACTCGACAAGGCGTCACACGGACTCATGCTCCTCTCGAACGATGGGCGTATTGTCGATCGCATGCTTAATCCAAAGTTTGAACATGAGAAAGAGTACATAGTAAAAGTCGACAAACGCGTCACCGGCACCTTTGTAAACGGTATGAGCCGCGGTGTACATATCGAAGGGTATCGCACGAAACCCGCAATCGTAAAGAAAACTGGCGAACGCACCTTTACAATCATTCTTACTGAAGGTAAGAAGCATCAAATCCGCCGCATGGTCGCCGCGTTCGGCTACCAGGTCCTTGACCTTAAGCGCACGCGTATCATGAGCATCAAACTCGGCGCTCTCAAAGAGGGTGCGACCCGTGAGCTCTCAGAAGGCCAGCGCAAAAAACTCCTCGATGTGCTTAACGTGGAGAATCCAATCTCAACTTAG
- a CDS encoding nucleoside triphosphate pyrophosphohydrolase, giving the protein MKQVFNKLVRDRIPEKIEANGETCVTRVLDDDEYRIELIKKLEEEIIEVRLAADDPKELIEELADVFEVIDAIVKGFALDRAEIDQAQKKKLEKRGGFEQRIFLESTR; this is encoded by the coding sequence ATGAAGCAAGTATTCAATAAGTTAGTGCGCGATCGCATCCCCGAGAAGATCGAAGCAAACGGAGAAACCTGTGTGACGCGCGTCCTTGATGATGACGAGTATCGCATTGAACTCATAAAGAAACTTGAGGAGGAGATTATCGAGGTGCGTTTAGCAGCAGACGATCCCAAGGAGCTTATCGAGGAACTTGCAGATGTTTTTGAGGTTATCGATGCGATCGTGAAAGGGTTTGCACTTGATCGAGCGGAGATTGATCAAGCGCAGAAAAAAAAGTTGGAAAAGCGCGGCGGTTTCGAACAGCGTATTTTCCTCGAATCGACCAGGTAA
- a CDS encoding M48 family metallopeptidase, with protein sequence MATAYTHKDSNIRKTWFLMLAFFFVIVGVAWSFSYILESPVILWVAVAFSVLMNIGAYWFSDKVVLKMSGAQPVSRDSHRELWNILENLSITAGLPMPKLYIINDTAPNAFATGRDPEHAVVAVTSGLLSILERDELEGVIAHELSHIGNRDMLLMTVVVVLLGFVTLLSDFFLRMTLFGNHNGDRDGRAQLVLIVAGFALALLSPIVAKLIQLAISRKREFLADASGALLTRYPDGLASALEKISGYNAPMKRANHATAHLFISNPFGGDKSGKFLNKLFLTHPPVEERVLALRQHTQSRQELE encoded by the coding sequence ATGGCAACAGCGTACACACACAAGGACAGTAATATCAGAAAGACGTGGTTTCTCATGCTTGCGTTCTTCTTTGTGATAGTCGGTGTGGCGTGGAGTTTTTCATATATCCTTGAGAGTCCGGTCATTCTCTGGGTGGCAGTTGCCTTTAGTGTTCTTATGAATATCGGTGCATACTGGTTTTCAGACAAGGTGGTACTCAAGATGTCTGGTGCGCAACCAGTCTCGCGCGATTCACACCGCGAATTGTGGAATATCCTTGAGAATCTCTCAATCACTGCAGGGCTTCCAATGCCGAAGCTCTACATTATTAATGATACTGCACCCAATGCATTTGCAACCGGTCGCGACCCAGAGCACGCAGTGGTTGCGGTGACGAGTGGGCTTCTTTCGATACTTGAGCGCGATGAACTCGAAGGGGTGATCGCACATGAGCTCTCACACATCGGGAATCGCGACATGCTCCTCATGACCGTCGTCGTGGTGCTCCTTGGGTTTGTGACACTGCTCTCTGACTTTTTCTTACGCATGACGTTGTTTGGGAATCACAATGGAGACCGTGATGGTCGCGCACAGCTTGTATTGATTGTTGCCGGCTTTGCGCTCGCACTTCTCTCGCCCATTGTCGCGAAACTCATTCAGCTCGCGATATCTCGCAAGCGAGAGTTCTTGGCTGACGCGTCAGGAGCGCTTCTCACACGCTACCCAGACGGGCTTGCCTCGGCGCTCGAGAAGATCAGTGGGTACAACGCCCCGATGAAGCGAGCGAACCACGCGACCGCGCATCTCTTTATCTCGAATCCTTTTGGGGGAGACAAGAGTGGAAAATTCTTGAATAAGCTTTTCTTAACCCACCCACCAGTCGAAGAAAGGGTCCTCGCTTTGCGCCAACATACCCAAAGTAGACAAGAATTAGAATAA
- the msrB gene encoding peptide-methionine (R)-S-oxide reductase MsrB — protein MDDMKDTTKDDWEKDLTPEQYAVLREKATEAPFSGAYLENKESGMYHCAACGASLFPSETKFDSGTGWPSFTDPVVAEAIETKEDTSHGMHRTEVVCKKCGGHLGHVFDDGPEEKGGKRYCINSCALDFKKEK, from the coding sequence ATGGATGATATGAAAGATACGACCAAAGACGATTGGGAGAAGGATCTCACTCCTGAGCAGTACGCGGTATTGCGCGAGAAGGCGACCGAGGCGCCATTTAGTGGAGCATACCTCGAGAATAAAGAATCGGGGATGTACCACTGCGCCGCGTGTGGAGCATCACTCTTCCCCTCAGAAACAAAGTTTGATTCAGGGACCGGTTGGCCGTCGTTTACTGACCCGGTCGTTGCCGAAGCGATTGAGACTAAAGAAGACACCAGTCACGGTATGCACCGCACCGAAGTGGTGTGTAAGAAGTGTGGCGGGCATCTTGGACATGTCTTTGACGATGGGCCAGAAGAGAAGGGTGGCAAGCGTTACTGCATCAACTCCTGCGCACTTGATTTCAAGAAAGAGAAGTAA
- a CDS encoding LemA family protein: MTIVYILIGVVAVVALWVVFAYNSFVRMINRAKEAWADIDVQLKRRYDLIPNLINTVKGYAAHEKQTLEKVTEMRAKAMQGGSLEERAEAENMLTGALKSLFAVSENYPDLKANENFLELQRELSDTENKIQAARRFYNGNVRDLNTAIESFPQNIVANVFRFDKQEFFELGEDEQAAKDPVKVSF, translated from the coding sequence ATGACTATTGTCTACATTCTTATTGGTGTTGTTGCGGTAGTTGCCCTCTGGGTAGTCTTCGCGTACAACAGTTTTGTGCGCATGATCAATCGCGCAAAGGAAGCGTGGGCGGACATCGATGTCCAGCTTAAGCGTCGCTATGATCTGATTCCGAACCTTATCAATACTGTGAAGGGGTATGCCGCGCATGAGAAGCAAACACTCGAGAAGGTGACCGAGATGCGTGCAAAGGCAATGCAAGGAGGTTCGCTCGAGGAGCGCGCAGAGGCGGAGAACATGCTGACCGGCGCGCTCAAATCACTCTTCGCTGTTTCAGAGAACTATCCGGACCTCAAAGCAAACGAAAACTTCCTTGAGCTTCAGCGTGAACTCTCCGACACTGAGAATAAGATTCAGGCGGCGCGTCGTTTCTACAACGGTAATGTGCGCGACCTCAACACTGCAATCGAATCGTTCCCACAGAATATTGTGGCAAACGTATTTCGCTTTGATAAGCAGGAATTCTTTGAGCTTGGTGAGGACGAGCAGGCGGCAAAGGACCCGGTAAAGGTTTCGTTCTAG
- the groL gene encoding chaperonin GroEL (60 kDa chaperone family; promotes refolding of misfolded polypeptides especially under stressful conditions; forms two stacked rings of heptamers to form a barrel-shaped 14mer; ends can be capped by GroES; misfolded proteins enter the barrel where they are refolded when GroES binds) has translation MAKQIIFDENARRLLKVGIDAVADAVKVTLGPRGRNVVFDKGFGAPTITNDGVSIAREITLRDKIENMGAEIIKEVANKTNELAGDGTTTSVVIAQALVAEGLKHVTMGVNAMAVRSGIEQATKQSIEVLRKIAKPIQGKEEIKQVATISAESEEIGGIIADTINAVGKDGVVTVEESQSFGIEKEVVEGLEFDNGYISPYMVTNSERMEAEYKDVAILVTDKKIANVQEVLPLLEKLAQTGKKELVIIADDVEGEALATFVVNRLRGAFNVLAVKAPGFGDRKKVMLHDIAVVVGAHVISEDTATTFENAEVAMLGKASRVVATKDKTTIVGGKGKKADIDTYVSQLRAQVAGITSKFDVEKLEERIAKISGGVAVIRVGAATETEMKYLKLKIEDAVNATKAAIEEGVVPGGGVALAKVSQKVRTQFEKDKENMSREEAVGFEIVLDALVRPLKQIAMNAGKEDGSVIVDKVMHGKANGGYDAKRDEIVDDMLAAGIIDPVKVTRSGLQNASSAAAILLTTEVAIADEPGEEKGGAAPASGMGMPGGMPGMM, from the coding sequence ATGGCAAAACAGATTATTTTTGATGAAAATGCACGGCGATTGCTCAAAGTCGGAATTGACGCGGTAGCAGACGCGGTCAAAGTGACACTTGGTCCGCGTGGGCGCAACGTTGTCTTTGATAAAGGGTTTGGCGCGCCGACTATTACCAACGACGGCGTTTCGATTGCAAGGGAGATTACCCTTAGAGATAAGATCGAAAACATGGGGGCCGAGATCATTAAAGAGGTTGCCAATAAGACTAATGAGCTTGCCGGAGATGGGACCACGACTTCGGTTGTCATCGCACAGGCCTTAGTTGCTGAAGGACTCAAGCATGTCACGATGGGCGTGAATGCTATGGCAGTGCGAAGCGGGATCGAGCAAGCGACAAAGCAGTCGATCGAAGTCCTCAGGAAGATAGCAAAGCCAATCCAGGGGAAGGAAGAGATCAAGCAAGTAGCAACTATCTCAGCTGAGTCTGAAGAAATTGGTGGCATTATTGCTGACACGATTAATGCCGTTGGTAAAGATGGTGTGGTGACAGTTGAGGAGTCACAATCGTTTGGTATTGAAAAAGAAGTCGTTGAAGGGCTCGAGTTTGATAACGGCTACATCTCACCATACATGGTGACGAACTCGGAGCGTATGGAGGCAGAATATAAGGATGTCGCAATCCTCGTTACCGATAAGAAGATTGCAAATGTACAGGAGGTACTCCCGCTTCTTGAGAAGCTTGCACAGACCGGCAAGAAAGAACTCGTAATTATTGCAGATGATGTAGAGGGTGAAGCGCTTGCAACATTTGTCGTGAATCGCCTTCGTGGCGCGTTCAATGTGCTTGCTGTCAAAGCGCCCGGGTTTGGTGACCGGAAGAAGGTAATGCTTCACGATATTGCCGTCGTTGTCGGGGCGCACGTCATCTCTGAGGATACCGCCACTACGTTTGAGAACGCAGAGGTGGCGATGCTTGGGAAGGCAAGTCGTGTTGTGGCAACAAAAGACAAGACAACCATTGTTGGCGGTAAAGGGAAGAAAGCAGACATAGACACATATGTCTCGCAACTTCGGGCGCAGGTTGCTGGTATAACTTCAAAGTTTGACGTGGAGAAGCTTGAGGAGCGCATCGCGAAGATCTCTGGTGGTGTCGCAGTGATTCGTGTTGGCGCGGCGACTGAGACTGAGATGAAGTATCTCAAGCTCAAGATCGAAGATGCGGTCAATGCGACCAAGGCGGCAATTGAAGAGGGGGTGGTTCCCGGAGGTGGCGTCGCACTCGCAAAGGTCTCCCAGAAGGTCCGTACACAGTTTGAAAAAGATAAAGAGAACATGAGTCGCGAGGAAGCGGTCGGGTTTGAGATCGTACTCGATGCACTCGTGCGACCACTGAAGCAGATCGCGATGAATGCCGGGAAGGAGGATGGATCCGTGATTGTGGATAAGGTCATGCACGGTAAGGCAAATGGCGGGTACGACGCGAAGCGAGATGAGATCGTAGACGACATGCTTGCGGCGGGCATCATCGACCCGGTCAAGGTAACGCGCTCCGGTCTCCAGAACGCCTCATCTGCTGCAGCAATCCTCCTTACAACCGAAGTCGCCATTGCGGACGAGCCGGGAGAAGAGAAGGGTGGAGCAGCACCTGCTTCCGGCATGGGGATGCCTGGCGGTATGCCGGGGATGATGTAA
- a CDS encoding ATP cone domain-containing protein produces MAKTDKNAKVQAKIDEIMNAKVDTKKKTAVGAADYKKFIPKIQKRDGRIVSFEFDKVVGAIHKAMLATGEGSPEESAMVAHRVASDMVRIARKYKNFMPTVEGCQDEVERQLILGDYVATAKAYILYRAERAKLRDLGVVVPEHVKKLATESARYFKGNELGYFVYLRSYAKWIADEGRRETWIETVDRYMDFMKENLGKKLSAKEYAEVRETILKQEVMPSMRLMQFAGDAARKCNVCAYNCSYIAPTKLRDFGEVLYLSSRGAGVGFGVESWNVGQLPQIKPQTGKTVNAFVVPDSAEGWADALVLGMETWFEGKDISFDYSKVRPSGTRLKTMGGKASGPEPLRQLLDFTRERILSRQGRRLRNIDAHDILCKIGEAIVSGGVRRSAMISLSDLDDENIRNSKTGQFWLTDPQRALANNSAVYEEKPSNMDFMEEWFSLMKSQAGERGIFNRGSLIKQLPERRVEYLKGKYENDPDRAGRHGIDRPGTNPCGEIILQSKQFCNLSEVICRATDTEETLIRKVRVATILGTYQSTLTKFQYLSKEWTENCEAERLLGVSLTGQWDSKTVRQDAVLKRLKAETIKVNKKYSKKFGVNPSNAITAVKPSGTVSQTVNCASGMHPRHAPYYIRRIRISATDSLFKMLRDQGVPFHPEVGQTMESANTFVLEFPVKSPKGVVFKNDLSSLDQLKHWKVVKENYTEHNPSTTISVGDDEWVKVANWVYENWDIIGGLSFLPRSNFVYQLAPYEEITKEQYEDMVKKFENVDFSKLMTYELQDETEMKKELACFAGTCEI; encoded by the coding sequence ATGGCCAAGACAGATAAGAATGCCAAGGTTCAGGCAAAGATTGATGAAATCATGAACGCAAAAGTCGATACAAAGAAAAAGACAGCGGTAGGTGCCGCTGATTATAAAAAATTCATCCCGAAAATCCAGAAACGGGACGGCAGAATTGTTTCATTTGAGTTCGATAAGGTCGTGGGTGCGATTCACAAAGCGATGCTCGCTACCGGGGAAGGGTCTCCGGAGGAGTCAGCGATGGTTGCGCATCGTGTTGCGTCAGATATGGTTCGCATTGCGCGAAAATATAAGAATTTTATGCCGACCGTTGAAGGTTGCCAAGACGAAGTTGAGCGTCAGTTGATCTTAGGGGACTACGTGGCGACCGCGAAGGCCTATATCCTCTACCGCGCCGAGCGCGCGAAGCTCCGCGATCTTGGTGTGGTCGTCCCTGAGCATGTAAAAAAACTTGCAACGGAAAGTGCAAGATATTTCAAAGGTAACGAACTTGGATACTTCGTGTATCTTCGTTCATATGCGAAGTGGATTGCGGATGAAGGTCGGCGCGAGACATGGATTGAGACCGTTGATCGGTACATGGACTTTATGAAAGAGAATCTTGGCAAGAAACTCTCGGCAAAGGAATATGCGGAGGTGCGCGAGACAATTCTCAAACAAGAAGTGATGCCTTCGATGAGACTCATGCAATTTGCAGGAGATGCCGCACGGAAGTGTAACGTCTGTGCGTACAACTGTTCATACATTGCACCAACTAAACTTCGTGACTTTGGTGAGGTGCTCTACCTCTCGTCGCGTGGTGCCGGTGTTGGCTTTGGTGTCGAGAGCTGGAACGTGGGGCAGCTACCACAGATCAAGCCACAAACCGGTAAGACCGTGAATGCATTTGTTGTTCCCGACTCAGCGGAAGGGTGGGCGGACGCGCTTGTTCTGGGAATGGAGACATGGTTCGAGGGGAAGGATATTTCTTTTGACTATTCAAAGGTGCGCCCGTCTGGCACACGCCTCAAGACCATGGGTGGTAAGGCGTCTGGTCCTGAGCCGCTTCGTCAGCTTCTTGATTTCACCCGTGAGCGTATCCTCTCACGGCAAGGTCGACGACTTCGCAACATCGATGCACACGATATTCTCTGTAAGATAGGGGAGGCGATCGTTTCTGGTGGGGTCCGTCGTTCAGCCATGATTTCGCTCTCTGATCTCGATGATGAAAATATTCGAAACTCAAAGACTGGGCAATTCTGGCTTACCGATCCACAGCGCGCACTTGCGAATAACTCGGCAGTGTATGAAGAGAAGCCATCAAATATGGACTTTATGGAGGAATGGTTTTCACTTATGAAGTCTCAAGCGGGAGAGCGTGGTATTTTCAACCGTGGTAGCCTGATTAAACAGCTTCCTGAGCGCCGCGTGGAGTATCTTAAAGGCAAATATGAGAACGACCCAGATCGCGCCGGGCGACACGGTATTGATCGCCCAGGGACTAACCCGTGTGGCGAGATCATCTTGCAGTCAAAACAGTTCTGTAATCTCTCTGAGGTAATCTGTCGTGCAACTGACACCGAGGAGACACTCATCCGAAAGGTTCGTGTGGCAACCATTCTCGGGACCTACCAGTCAACACTCACAAAGTTCCAATATCTCTCAAAGGAGTGGACTGAGAACTGTGAGGCGGAACGACTTCTCGGCGTGTCACTCACGGGGCAGTGGGACTCAAAGACTGTTCGCCAGGACGCAGTACTCAAAAGACTCAAAGCAGAGACAATAAAGGTAAACAAAAAATATTCAAAGAAGTTTGGCGTCAACCCATCAAACGCGATTACAGCGGTGAAGCCATCAGGAACAGTTTCTCAGACAGTGAACTGTGCGTCCGGTATGCACCCGCGCCACGCACCATACTACATCCGTCGCATTCGAATCTCAGCAACCGACTCACTCTTCAAGATGCTTCGCGATCAAGGGGTGCCGTTTCACCCAGAGGTGGGGCAGACCATGGAGAGCGCAAACACGTTTGTGCTTGAGTTCCCGGTGAAGTCACCAAAAGGTGTTGTCTTCAAGAATGACCTCTCCTCACTTGACCAGCTCAAACACTGGAAGGTGGTGAAAGAAAATTATACTGAGCACAATCCGTCAACCACAATCTCAGTTGGGGATGACGAGTGGGTTAAGGTAGCCAACTGGGTATATGAGAACTGGGATATCATCGGTGGACTCTCATTCCTCCCGCGAAGTAATTTCGTCTACCAACTCGCACCGTATGAGGAGATCACAAAAGAACAATACGAAGACATGGTTAAGAAGTTTGAGAACGTCGACTTCTCGAAGCTTATGACCTACGAACTTCAGGATGAGACTGAGATGAAAAAGGAACTCGCGTGCTTTGCGGGCACTTGCGAGATCTAG
- a CDS encoding tetratricopeptide repeat protein, protein MMSEKIDSFATRLMMFVVFLLPVIFVPILFVSQQETKLFTLSFGVLIVALLWVVARLKENKVSIPMSLVSISFLALPLIALVAAVFSGNMIHSLVGQSLSMDTAFMMLVLSLGFGVGALLFNSKDKIIKLYLAMIGSALILFVFQVARLFLGEDMLSLSVLSGSTANLIGKWNDVAIFAGLITLLTSVTIETLNPRGLFRVLAYTGFLLALFMLVVVNFSLVWVVLAVLSFALLIRTFIENRVLTTNQEREGGSIDLSQKKTRGIAKVYLALFVISTVCIFAAPVFETHISKYFSLYQIEARPSWQSTTEILKKTYDTTPFFGVGPNNFSKEWLIHKPLSVNQTPFWNADFSFGVGTIPTFFVTQGILSVFTWVVLLGIFLFSGLRVLTQARKKIFDTYLLLSSFVGAVFLWVLSIFYVPHPTLFFFAFLLTGVFVAAQGQAGVVRKKEIVFQENVRAGFAGVVILFALCILLVVGVYVSVTKFTSGIYLSRAHIAANIDRNLTGAQESIGRARMWDESDRVYRSAAEVLLLRLSEILNQNGDPEEVGQQAQAVLSSAIESGRRAVSIDNQNYLNWIALGRIYESLVPLKVEGAYENAKISYEQVLALNPHNPLSELNLARVEMLSGNNQDARSHITASLKIKQDYTDALFLLSQIEVQEGDVENAISSIETAAIFAPNDPLVFFRLGLLRYGRADYEDAVAALERAVVLDEQYANARYFLGLSYYELGRRIDATREFTTIQSLDPNNTEVNVIIENLISGRAPLQNFAPPVDPLEALPATE, encoded by the coding sequence ATGATGAGTGAAAAAATAGATTCGTTTGCAACAAGACTTATGATGTTCGTGGTCTTTCTTCTTCCGGTTATATTTGTACCGATTTTGTTTGTGTCGCAGCAAGAGACAAAATTATTCACCCTCTCTTTTGGTGTCCTTATCGTAGCGCTTCTTTGGGTGGTCGCGCGACTTAAAGAGAACAAGGTATCAATCCCTATGAGTCTTGTGTCAATCTCTTTCCTTGCCCTTCCGCTGATTGCTCTCGTTGCTGCGGTCTTCTCAGGGAATATGATCCACTCTCTTGTTGGGCAGAGTCTATCGATGGATACCGCTTTTATGATGTTAGTTCTCTCTCTTGGTTTTGGTGTTGGAGCGCTTCTTTTTAATTCGAAAGACAAGATCATCAAACTGTATCTTGCCATGATTGGATCGGCATTAATACTCTTTGTCTTTCAGGTGGCCCGACTCTTTTTAGGTGAGGACATGCTTTCATTGTCGGTATTGTCTGGAAGTACTGCCAATCTAATTGGAAAATGGAACGATGTCGCGATCTTCGCGGGACTTATAACACTCCTCACCTCGGTAACAATCGAGACACTTAATCCTCGTGGACTGTTCCGTGTACTCGCCTATACAGGATTCCTTCTCGCGCTCTTTATGCTTGTGGTGGTTAATTTCTCTCTCGTGTGGGTTGTCCTTGCAGTCCTCTCATTCGCGCTTCTCATTCGCACCTTTATTGAAAACCGGGTCCTTACTACTAATCAAGAAAGAGAAGGAGGTTCAATAGATTTGAGTCAGAAGAAGACCAGGGGTATCGCAAAGGTGTATCTCGCTCTCTTTGTGATCTCGACCGTATGCATCTTCGCAGCACCAGTATTTGAGACACACATCAGTAAATACTTTAGTCTCTATCAGATTGAGGCGCGACCGTCTTGGCAGAGTACAACCGAGATATTGAAGAAGACATATGACACAACGCCATTCTTTGGTGTTGGACCAAACAACTTCTCAAAAGAGTGGCTGATCCATAAGCCACTGAGTGTGAACCAAACACCGTTCTGGAATGCAGACTTCTCCTTTGGTGTTGGTACGATTCCTACTTTCTTTGTTACCCAGGGAATACTCAGCGTCTTTACGTGGGTCGTGCTCCTCGGCATCTTCCTCTTCAGTGGTCTACGCGTCTTGACCCAAGCAAGGAAGAAGATCTTCGACACGTATCTCTTACTCTCATCATTTGTCGGAGCGGTTTTCTTGTGGGTACTCTCAATCTTCTATGTACCACACCCAACACTGTTTTTCTTTGCATTTCTTCTCACCGGGGTCTTTGTCGCTGCACAAGGGCAGGCTGGGGTTGTGCGCAAGAAAGAAATTGTCTTTCAGGAGAACGTGAGGGCTGGTTTTGCTGGAGTGGTTATTCTCTTTGCTCTCTGTATTCTCTTGGTCGTCGGTGTGTATGTTTCGGTCACAAAATTCACTTCGGGGATATATCTGAGTCGAGCACATATTGCAGCAAACATAGATCGCAATCTTACTGGTGCCCAGGAGTCGATAGGTCGCGCACGTATGTGGGATGAAAGTGATCGGGTATACCGGTCGGCAGCCGAGGTTCTCCTCCTTCGACTCTCCGAGATACTCAATCAGAACGGCGACCCGGAGGAGGTGGGGCAACAGGCTCAAGCGGTGCTTAGCTCTGCTATAGAGAGCGGCCGACGCGCGGTTTCAATCGACAATCAGAATTATCTTAACTGGATCGCCCTTGGGCGTATCTACGAGTCACTCGTGCCACTAAAGGTTGAGGGAGCGTATGAGAACGCAAAGATAAGCTATGAGCAGGTTCTTGCACTCAATCCACACAACCCGCTCTCGGAACTTAATCTTGCTCGGGTTGAGATGCTTTCAGGGAATAACCAAGACGCACGATCACACATTACGGCTTCACTAAAGATCAAGCAAGATTACACTGATGCACTCTTTTTGCTCTCTCAGATAGAGGTGCAGGAAGGCGATGTCGAGAACGCAATCTCATCCATTGAGACTGCGGCGATCTTTGCACCAAACGACCCACTTGTTTTCTTTCGGCTTGGATTGTTGCGATACGGTAGGGCAGACTACGAGGATGCTGTTGCAGCGCTTGAGCGAGCAGTAGTACTTGATGAGCAGTACGCGAACGCCCGATATTTCCTCGGACTCTCATACTATGAGCTAGGACGTCGGATTGACGCAACTCGGGAGTTCACTACGATCCAATCGCTCGACCCGAATAATACAGAGGTCAATGTGATCATTGAGAACCTAATCTCCGGTCGAGCGCCACTTCAGAACTTCGCACCTCCTGTTGATCCACTGGAAGCGCTGCCGGCTACTGAGTAG